The following DNA comes from Bos indicus x Bos taurus breed Angus x Brahman F1 hybrid chromosome 5, Bos_hybrid_MaternalHap_v2.0, whole genome shotgun sequence.
GTAGAAGAGGCACCAGCTTTTCCGACCCCTGCACTGGCGCACAGGCTATGCATGTTAAGTCTTACTTGTTTTCTAAAGTGCTTTTGCTTCAGGGCAAAGGTGTCCAGTTGGAACATGAATCGATTTAGCAGGTTTCTTTCTGCACATAGGTCCTTTGGCATCTTTTTCTGGCACCATTCTGTCACTGTCACCCGCAGTGATACCAGCATAAGCACCTCTCACAGGAGCAGGAGAGCCCTGGCCTGTCCCCGGCAGTTCCCCGGTTTCTGAGTTGCCTCATAGAACCTGAAGCTTTCCCCTCACCTGGCTGGGGGATAGGAAACAAACACTTCATTTGCGAGAAACAAAAGCAGCCCCTATTTTAGAAGGATACTGTCATGTCATCAGTCTCAAAGTGTAAGTTTGGTCACTTCCTTTCCACCCACcaaagaagttattttttaaaaaaaaaaaagagcaagcagTCTAAAGAGCGTTATCACCCAGACCTTCAGGAAGAACGCGGTGGCTGGAGGCCCAtgacccccacccacctcccagcgCCAGCCTTGAGCTGATGGCCCAGCAGGCGCCCGGTTTCCCTCCTTTCTTGGCTTTTTGGTGCTGGTGCTAGTTGGGTTTTTTAGGGCGTGCCTCCCTATTgtcagaaagaaaatgagagaagaaaaagcacaacatgtgtttttttaaaaaactacacacacacagtttttgaaAGCAGATTTCCATAGCACCCTGACTTGTTTTAGCAACAGCGGGGTTTTTTTGGTAAGTTTTTTGGTGGCTCTGGCAGGCCTGGAATGTCACCCCTTGAGCTGGGGCAGTGGGGCtgcagggtgggggcggggggtgagggCAGGTCTTGAGCTCTCCACGTCATGTCACAACAGGGAGCTGGGGACCCTCTGGGGGGGAGAGCGGGTCTTGGGACAGACATTTGCAAGCAGTTGGCAATGACCCAGagagccccctgccccccaaccccacccccgtGCTCTGCAGGTGCCTGGCTCACACCATCATGCCCAACAATTGTGTCTGTCTTGTTATCTAGGACTCTggcttgttttatgtattttggtgggggggggggttgtatagttgatttacaatgttgcattagtttcatttcagttgcttagtcgtatcccactgtttgtgaccccatgaattgcagcacaccaggcctccctgtccatcaccaactcccggagttcactcaaactcacatccatcgagtcggtgatgccatccagccatctcattctctgtcgtccccttctcctcctgccccaatccctcccagcatcagggtcttttccaatgagtcagctctatgcatcaggtggccaaagtattggagtttcagcttcaacatcagtccttccaatgaacacccaggattgatctcctttaggatggactggttggatctccttgcagttgaagtgactctcaagagtcttctccaacaccacagttcaaaagcatcaatccttcagcacataaaaagcagaagcattactttcccaacaaaggtccatctagtcaaggctatggtttttctagtggtcatgtatggatgtgagagttggactataaagaaagctgagcgctgaagaattgattagTTTCAGGgtatagcaaagtgatatctgtgtattaattacatatatatatatatctgctctttttttttttaactttttaattgttttttctttttaagttgatATTTTTTTCCTGCCTGCGAGGCTTGCAGGATCATTGTTCCCCAACCCAGAATTGAACTGGGGCTTTCCTCAGTGAAAGtgcagactcctaaccactggaccaccagagaagtccccctctGGGCCTTTTGAGTTCACCCCAAACTGTGCTCGGGAGACAGGCCCCCAGCACTAGCAGCCCAGCAGATGCCAGGTGGAAAAGTCAGGCAGGTGGTAGGACAGTGCCAAGCATACAGCTGGAGGGGCCAGGCCTGTGTCTGGGGACCTCCTGGGACTTAGGTCCCCCAGGTTACTGCAGGGCCCTTCTGATGGCCTGTGGTCCTAGCTGAAATGACCAGGAGCTGGTCTGAAGGTGCATCCCAGAAAGACACAGTTGTCCTCACTCAGGGGCCAGCGCCACTGTCCCCTGAGCTCTGAGGGACAAATACAAATCTTCTGCGCTGGATTCTCTGCTGGGCAAGGGCTCAGCTCTGAAGACTTCGTTCTGCTGGCAGAAGCCTGGAGGGGGTACAAGTGACATCACATAGAACACAGTCAGCGACTGACCACCCGGGTCTGCCCAGGGCCCCTTACTTCACTGAGCGCTGTGGGCAACTGAACGATTGTCATCTCCGGGCAAATGGCCAAGGAGGCTCCATTCTCTGTGTCCCCTTCCCCCTCAGGCTGTGACGTCAGCCTTTGCCTTGACCCACAGCCCCTCTTCCAGCCTAGAGCACCAGCCCCACCCAGCCACTCTTCCCGACATCATGGGGTGACTGTCCTTGCACTGGGGCACAGACTGTCTGCAGGGCAACCCTCAGGCTGGCCTGGCCATGTAACTCACCCTTCAGGAAACCTGAGGGACCCAGGGATGTCTTTTCTCCAGCAGAGTCACAGTGTTCAAAGTTGAGAAAGAATGCAGAAGGAGGCTGAGAAGCGAGAGAAGAGACTTCGCCACATTCAGAGCAGTCTCTAGTGGATCCAGAATAACTGACGGCCTTATATGGGCCTGATCTCCAGTTCAGGCCCTGGAGATCAGCCTGTCAGCAGGACCTGTAATCCCCGCTGCAGACAAATTTGGGAATGGCTTTTTCTTGGTCCCAGGCCAGCTGCCCTTCTTAACTCCTTGGTGTCCCTTGCAGAACCAGAATCTCCGAATGAGGGCATCTGGGACGCTCTAACCATGTCCTCCCGGCAAGGACTGTCCCCAAGATGGGCTGAGCTGGCTTCCCCAGTCCAGTTTGTGGTCTGGGGTGGTTTGTTTTGCCACTCTGCACCTGGTTTCCCCATCCTGACACTGGCAGGGCCTATACACACACCTCTCCAGGCAGAGAGCTACCTGCTTGACAACCGGAGTTCACTGTGGCCTCATGAATGGGGCCCAttggtgggatggagagggatgAAGGGAGAGCCACTGGGGAGCCGACTTAGGGTTCCTCGGAACCCCCGCTTGAATTAATAGAGATGATAAAGTgtcctcgggcttccctggtagctcagttggtaaagaatccacctgcaatgcaggagacctaggtttgatccctggatggggacaattcccctggagaagggaatggcgacgcactcccacgaacagaggagcctggtagactatagtccgtggggtcacaaagagccgaatACGACTgaacaaacacatgcacactcgcgcgtgcgcacgcacacacacacacaaagtgttcTCAGCAGGTGGAGGCCAGAGGCTCTGCCCAATGTTGTTCTGCACACAAGCAGGTGTGCTGAGCGCTGTTTTCATGATGGGGTTGGGGTGATGTCAGGAGGCTGAttgtcccctcccttccctaggCCTAGAGCCCCAGTAAACAGGTGAAAAAAGAAGGTTCTTGTCTAAAGGACACCCTGGCAGATGCTACTGCTTCATgagaagctttatttttatttttaatttttttctggactAGGTCTGTATCAGCCTGAAACAAGCAGAATAAACAGCTCTTAAGCAAATGAATACAGTAATCCTAGAGAAGGCTCCGTGACGAATAACTTTTTCCATGAGTCAGACCGAAGGCTAACATCCACTTGCTTTATAAAGGGGAATGCTTTGTCATTTATCACCGGCAGCCTCTGCTAACAAGCTCCGGATGCAGACTAGAAGGAGCCTGTCCAAAGGGGAAGCCCCAGATGGCCTTTTGGAGCAGCAGCCTCGCCCTGCAGTGGATCAAGGGCTTGCTGCTCACAGCTGAGCCGCCCTGTGGCTTGATGTATGTGCTCGGTTGcgtcctttgcaaccccatggactgtagcctgccaggctcctctcttcatgggattttccacgtcctccgtgggttgccacgtcctcctccaggggatcttcctgacccagggatcaaacctgtgtcctgcattggcaggtgggttttttaaccactgagcctctGTGGCCTGATGGCCGTTGCCAAAACTCCCATAGATAGCTACCAGGGAATTGCTCCTCTTCATCCCCACCCAGAGAGGGTGAAGCCGAGACACCTGAGATCTGCAAACTGTCTGAGCGAGATTGAAAACCGAGACCCTTGGTACTAAAATCTTTGCTGAGCCCAggaatgaatatttaatattaactGTCAGGCCCGTTAGGGAAATGCTCTCTCTGCATGGGAAATGATTTTGCCTTTAGTGGCTCTCTGAGGCTACCAGTCCAGCGCCCCATCTTCTGCCAGGGTCACCCGGGCTTGTGGACTGGGAGCTGGACAGAAAGAAAATTGTCTGATCATCCCCACTCGACTCTATTTTATGGGCCTGTAAATCCTTTTGATCTCttaatttttgttattcagtcgctaagtcacttTTTGCAACTcaatgaactacagcatgccaggctcctctgtttactgtctccaagagtttgctcaaattcatgtccagtgagtccatgatgccatccaaccatctcatccttctcctcctgccttcaatctttcccaggatcagaatcttttccatcgaatcggctcttttcatcaggtggccaaagtactggagcttcaacttcagcatcagtccttccaatgaatattcagggttgatttcctttaggattgactagtttgaactCTTAATATGCCCTATTTATTCAGACCCTGCAGTGGGACTCAAAGGGGTGACCTCATCCTTCGTTGTCACGCCctgatggggagagaggaggcgaTAGGGAGAGACGGGCCAGTTTACTGCCCCTGCTTCCTGGGGTCTCCACCTTGGAGTCCAGACCCCAAAGCACTGCCATTTCTCCCGTGGCCCCTGTGTGTGGGCGGGGCGGTCCGGCCTGTGGGCCCACAGAGTGGAGGACTAGAAGGGTGGACTTGACTCGAGGACAAGCTGCATTTGTCCCCTTGCCCAGTCTGGCTGGACGTGCACAGGAACAATACCCATATTCATCGGGGCTTGCCAGCCAGCCCACGTGACCTGACATCACAACAGATGTGGGGGGACGAGCCGAGGACAAACGCTCCCTTGTGTGCACTCTGCGCTGTGCTGCTGGCGAGCCTCAGCTGCGGGCCTGCTGCGTGGTTTGCTGCCTGTGTGGTTCCGGCTGAGTGGAGGGCACAGATGGGGGCAGTGAAATCACTGTGACACCTGCCGGCGGTACAGGGTTCTCATCGCAGCATCCTGTTGTGTATTGTGGGGAGCATCCCTGCTTCGGGGCAGTCTCCCTGGTCCCAGGGAGAGGACAGCAGGGACGCCTGTGAAAATCATCCTCACAATCGTGATTATTCACAATTGTCGTCCATCCTTCCTATTGTTAACATTGACAGTTGTTGATTGTAcatcttttgttgctgttgtttagtcgctcagtgtgtccaactcttttgcaaccacatggactgtagcccgccaggctcctctgtccatggggattctccaggcaagaatactggagtgggttgccattcccttctccaggggatcttcccgacccagggattgaacccaggtctcctgcattgcaggcagattctttactgtctgagccaccagggaagccctgattgtaCATTATCTATACCTTAATAAAAAGATAccgatttttaaaatataagttagaAAAATCAACAGTAGCTAGCACTCGTGTGCACTTGGAGCACATCCCCTGATCCTCAAGGCAGTCCTGGAGGCAGGCATTTTTCTCACCCCTGGAATGCAGATGGAAAGCTGTTGGACAGACAGTGAAGTGGATTTCCCTGGGTCATAGAGCCATTTTTCAAACCCAGGCATTTGGTCTTCAGAGCTGGTATTCTCACATGTGACAGTCACCCCTCTCAGGAGTGGACAGATCATGTCTGCAAGCTGGGGAGGCCTGGGACATTTTTGCCAGTTTTCCCGTGGGGCCATGGGGGATGGAGGGGGAAGCTGGGTTAAGAGGATGGTCACTGCAAGACAGCTGTGCTTCTCAAGAAGATAACCGCATGCTGGGCCATTCTGGGCGTTCCCTGGGGGGAGTGTGGAATGACTAGGGCCAAGCCTGTGTTCCCTGTCCCAGGCCAGAGTTGTAGAACTCACAGCCTCTCACCACCCTTCTCCATCAGACACCCGAGTGTTTACAAACCATGTCACTTAACTTCCCTTTACCAAGGAGGATTCTTTGCATGCTTAAACTGGGGTGACTGAATTGTAGCTGTAAGATCCCATTGGTGTGCTATAAGGCATCTTTTGAAATTTCATAGCAACcaactggagaaggtgatggcaccccactctagtactcttgcctggaaaatcccgtggatggaggagcctggtgggctgcagtccgtagggtcgctaagagtcggacacgactgagctactttcacttttcactttcctgcattggagaaggaaatggcaccccactccagtactcttgcctggagaatcccagggacgggggagcctggtgggctgctgtctatggggtcgaagagtcggacacaactgaagcaacttagcagcagcagcagcaaccaactTCTCATTTTACTTGTAAGGAAATTGAGACCCAGGGAGGGAAAGTGtcttacccaagatcacacagcagttAGAAGCAGAGTTGGGACTGAAGCAGGGTTCTCTTGCTCTTGGATGTTGTTAACTGCACGTGCCTGGCTCCCACCTGCCCTCAGGCATCCCCTTTGGGAACCTGGTCGAGCTGCCCGCCCAGAGCGTGGTTGTCTGCATGTGCACAGCCCCTTCGTGATGAAGGCTTGCTCTGACAGCCTCTTCCATCAGGTAGAGAGGTCAGCAAGATGCTTGTCAGAGTCTCCGGGAAGTTAGTCCCTAGTTCGGAGGGTCTAATTTAGCAGGAGTGGATCCATCCCAAGTGGAAACCGCTGATCAACTGGACCAGTCTGTCCTGAGTAGAACATGGGGTCCCGTGGATATTCTCTGTCCTGGGTTGGAGGCGCAGTGGGCACCTTGCTAGAGGGCTGAGGGTCAAGTGGGAGTGGAGGCTTGATGGGCAGGTCACAGAGGCAGGAGAAGACTTGCCCACAGAGGCGGAGGAGGCTGAGTGGGAGATGGGGCTTGGATGCAAGGCCAGTGAGGatgtgggagaggaaggggggTGGATTGAGAAGCAATTGGGCCTCCCGCTAAACCTGCCCCATCCCCCCAGGCGTCTATATTCTGATCGGAGCCGGTGCGCTCATGATGCTGGTGGGCTTCCTGGGCTGCTGCGGAGCCGTGCAGGAGTCCCAGTGCATGCTGGGATTGGTGAGTGTCCCCTGGGTgcccaccgcccctggcctcccaGGTCCCCCTCCCAGGATCCTGTAGtccccagggtggggtggggtggggcgggcccCAGAGCCCTAGCCCCAAGTGTCTCCTCCCCTCTGGTGACACACTagctcctcttccttcctggagCCACTGTCTTGTCACTTCCCTTAGGCAACCAAATGCCAGGACTTTGTTTATCCCTTTTTCGAGGCCCACGTTTGCCTCTTTTCCCTGAATCCACAGGTACCTTCACCTCCTCTTCTTGTTTCAAAGTTTGTGTTACAGTTCTCCTCAAACCCCAGAGTGTATTCACTTCCTTCTTGCCTCAAATCTCTGTGGGTTTTGTAAGccagtgaggtttttttttttaatcaccgcCTCTTCATTAACACCTTTAGAAATACCGGTTCTGACCCGGAAACTAATCCTGTCACCTTAAAAGCAAAGACTTccagccacgtggcagagcagtcctcctgcgtccccttaccctcctgctctcctccaCGGCGCCCCTTCCCAatcaagtctcttgctttgtgaggaaaaaaaaaagaagtactaGTCTGGGGTCTCTGATGCTTTCCCCCTGTGGCTTTTCCCCACTCCTGGCCTTGGCCAAGCGCTGGCAGCTCTGAacctcctcctgccccttccaGGCATCCCTTCCAGCCCCCAGTGCCAGGTCCCCAGAAGCCTGGTCTCCGAAATGCCCTCTGCTTGTTTCAGCCAGCTGGCTGGGCCTGCCCCTAACCCCAGCCCTTTCTCTTCCAGTTCTTCAGCTTCCTCTTGGTGATATTTGCCATTGAAGTAGCTGCAGCCATCTGGGGATATTCCCACAAGGAGGAGGTAGGTTTTCCCATAAGACCTCTTAGGAGTCAGGGGTGTAAGGGTGATGGCGGCAGAAGGGTATCCCAGCTGGTCACTTGGGTCACCCTTCAGCCATCAAAGTGCCCCTAACAGGAGCTCCCCAGGGCAGGGGATGGGAGTGAGCACCAGCCTCCCGGGCTCTGTCATAGAGAAGGGTTCAGGCAGTATGGTAGGGTTGGTGTCTGCCTCTCACACCTCTACAGCACTCCCCCAACTTCTCTGGTACACAGCGTAGGAAAAGAATGCTTTGTGTGGCCTAGCCCCCTCCCCTAGTTTATAAACGCATGCCACACTCTCTGCGGGGTCCAGAGATGGATGAGCTGTGCTCCCCATTTCAAGGAACTTTGCCACTCATGTGGGCTAGGGACTGACTGGTGTTACAGAAGTCATTTATATCCAGAAACCCCATGGGATTTGAAAAGCTGGCGTGGGTAGGCGAGGGGTGTCTCTTCTGGCTTCGTGGAGAGGGAGACATTGACCAAAACCCTGATGGAGGGAGGGGTGTCGGGAGGGAAGTTGGCGGAGGCAGGGGCTTCCTGGCGAAGAAAGGGTCTGAGCACagctgggtgggggctgggtgggggccaGGTGGGGCTCCATCAGAGCAGTGTTTTAGGGACGGATGTTGTGTCATATTTATCAGGAGGGTCGAAAGAAGAGAGAcagtggaggtggggatgggaggtggggaagCGGGGGAGAAAAAGATTGAATTATGCAGATGATAAAGGCCGCAGCCATGGAAGTAGAAGAGGCTAATTATGAAAGCTGCTGCGGGAAATGCTGGATGTTGATCAGTTCTgcttttgggggtggggagcaggggccaAGCATTGGTTAAATGGAGATGTGCCCGGGTGCAGGAGGATAAGAGTATCTCCTTCGTATTATAATGTAATAGCCAGTTCTTATCCCGTATGTACTCtgtaccagacactgtgctaCAAGGAAGAAGAACTAGCTGGATCGGGAGtaggatttttgcttttaattccttACATTGAGgcaattgaattttcttttttcggTAGAAGGGAAAGAGCCAAGTGGGGCTACAGGGGTAACCAAAGGTGCACGCAGAAGGGGAGATGGCTGGAGGGGTTCCtagaggaggtgggaggaggtgggggacccCAGAGCCCCTGAGGGGGCTCGCCCAGTGGTGCGTCTGCCCTGTGACATTTCAGAGCAGGGGAATTTGTGGCTTGGCTGCATGTGAGCAAATGGAACGGGTGACATTTGCTCATAAAGAATCCATCCCTGCTCATCTCTGGTCTGCGCTTCCCAGGTGATCAAGGAAGTCCAGAAGTTTTACGAGGACACCTACAACAAGCTGAAGAACAAGGACGAGCCCCAGCGGGAGACGCTGAAGGCCATCCACATCGCGGTACACCAGCTTCCCGTCCCCCCGACTTTCTTCCGAACTCGTGTGCATCTCTGCTTCGGTCCTCGTTATCTGTCTCTCTAACCCCCAGTCGTGTCCTTCTCTCTGCAGCTGGACTGCTGTGGTTTGACCGGGGTGCCAGAACAATTTCTCACCGACACCTGCCCCCCAAAGAATTTAATTGACAGCTTGAAAACGAGGGTAAGCTTAGCACAAGACCCTGTGCCTTGCCCAGCTGCTCTGGGTAAATCCCACCAAAGCGGACATGCCTTCAGCCCCCTTGATCTGTGAGGACAGCACTGTGGTGCTTCTTAAACACCTCTTCCCCGTGGGAAGCACCCAGGGTGGCTGTCTCCTTTCTCCCCTACCCTGGGTCTCTAATTCCTCCAGGGCAGCAAATCAGAGACCGGAGAAGTAGCAAAGCATTCTAGCTGCCTACAGCTGCTGGgcctccatccagccatcttgcaCAGCGGGTGCTCCCAGGCCTGGACTCTTGCCTTCTAGACTTGTGAGCAGCTCGTGCATGTGAGCTGGAGCAAATGTACAAACATCCATAATAGTAATAGGAAGTAACTCtatggccaggcttccctggtggctcaatagtaaagaatctgcctgccaatgcggaagacacaagtttaatccctcggtcgggaacatcccctagagaaggaaatggcaacccattacagtattcttgtctggaaaatttcatggacagaggaacctggggggctacagtccatggggtcagaaaagagtcggacacaacttagcgaccaacaataataaaaaccCTATGGCCAGATTAGACACGGATCCCAAAGCAGGGGCCCACGCCTCTTCCTTCCATGGCTTCTTGCCCAAACTTGGGGGACCCTTCCTGGTTCTCCTTTCTGTCCATCCGCCAGTCCCCAGCCCTCGCTTTGcaaccacagcaccccaggggTCAGATGAGTGCCATGGAGGGGAGGGGTGAGCCTGGAGTAGGGCTATGTGTTCATCTGGGTCTTGGTTTTCCCACCAAGCCCTGCCCTGAAGCCATCGACGAGATCTTCCGAAGCAAATTCCACATCATCGGCGCCGTGGGTATTGGGATTGCCGTGGTGATGGTGAGTGTCA
Coding sequences within:
- the CD9 gene encoding CD9 antigen codes for the protein MPVKGGTKCIKYLLFGFNFIFWLAGIAVLSVGLWLRFDSQTKSIFEQENNDSSFYTGVYILIGAGALMMLVGFLGCCGAVQESQCMLGLFFSFLLVIFAIEVAAAIWGYSHKEEVIKEVQKFYEDTYNKLKNKDEPQRETLKAIHIALDCCGLTGVPEQFLTDTCPPKNLIDSLKTRPCPEAIDEIFRSKFHIIGAVGIGIAVVMIFGMVFSMILCCAIRRNRDMV